One genomic window of bacterium includes the following:
- a CDS encoding AAA family ATPase, protein MDEIKSLKIQVENSSMPVGLKEKALKMLDRLSRMADAGNFSTEFDIVEHYIQNILQIPFGNYTKDNLEINHSIDILNHNHFGLNEIKNRIAEYVAVMNLQSGKISRASEDMSNLAGNSSHAPILCFVGVQGIGKTTMAKSLAEALNKKFVRISLNALGNIGRLKGMPRYVTGAEPGQIIKALQRAGTMNPIILLDEMDKTAGNEVERFDYNAALIEILDPEQNGTYMDAYIDYPIDLSNVMFIATANTLGTISAALLDRLEIIRFSSYNDAEKANIAENYLLPKIRKATGLSENQMTFTNDVWPLMIRPLGFDAGIRQLERNLTNVARKVARIIVEQKVDRIQISPQNFRQFIPEDIGVYS, encoded by the coding sequence TTGGATGAAATAAAGTCATTAAAAATACAAGTTGAGAATTCCAGTATGCCAGTTGGTTTGAAGGAAAAGGCACTCAAAATGCTTGATAGGCTTTCTCGCATGGCTGATGCTGGTAATTTTTCAACAGAATTTGATATTGTTGAACATTATATCCAAAATATATTACAAATTCCTTTTGGCAATTACACAAAGGATAATTTAGAAATCAATCATTCAATAGATATTCTCAACCATAATCATTTTGGATTAAACGAAATCAAAAATAGAATTGCTGAATATGTAGCTGTTATGAATTTACAAAGTGGAAAGATTAGCCGAGCAAGTGAAGATATGAGTAATCTTGCAGGAAATTCTTCTCACGCACCTATTTTATGTTTTGTTGGAGTTCAAGGTATTGGAAAAACTACCATGGCAAAATCATTAGCTGAAGCCTTGAATAAAAAGTTTGTCAGAATTTCACTCAATGCACTTGGAAATATTGGAAGATTGAAGGGAATGCCAAGATATGTAACAGGAGCAGAACCGGGACAGATCATAAAAGCACTCCAACGAGCTGGAACTATGAATCCAATTATTTTGCTTGATGAAATGGATAAAACTGCTGGAAATGAAGTTGAGAGGTTTGATTATAATGCAGCTTTGATTGAAATTCTTGACCCTGAGCAAAATGGAACTTATATGGACGCTTATATAGATTACCCAATTGACTTGTCAAATGTAATGTTCATAGCAACTGCAAATACACTAGGTACGATTTCTGCTGCTTTACTTGATCGTTTGGAAATAATTCGATTCTCTAGTTATAATGATGCTGAAAAGGCAAATATTGCAGAAAACTACTTGCTTCCAAAGATTCGGAAAGCTACTGGACTAAGTGAAAATCAAATGACTTTTACAAATGATGTTTGGCCACTTATGATAAGGCCGCTTGGATTCGACGCAGGTATAAGGCAGCTTGAAAGAAATTTAACAAATGTTGCTAGGAAAGTTGCAAGAATTATAGTTGAGCAGAAAGTTGATCGTATACAAATTTCTCCACAAAACTTCAGACAGTTTATACCTGAAGATATTGGAGTTTATTCGTAA